Proteins from one Ahaetulla prasina isolate Xishuangbanna chromosome 2, ASM2864084v1, whole genome shotgun sequence genomic window:
- the ATXN7 gene encoding ataxin-7 isoform X3, with amino-acid sequence MPSSQLEYCNTFYILSLKTHLGIQYTCQRSQDMPIFGLCPAHDDFYLVMCNHCNQVVKPQAFQSHYERRHSSSSKPPLTPPSSSVFSLYSSLSSKNKGSSGGGSNRSSSGGGAGASSGGGAGASTSKLLKSPKDKLPIGGNNRPMHLIHSKGLHDKIMTPSVKMEKIHPKLDGALLKPAVGPTCSTTVSSSIKTGLNPSIPKPPLPSPGQILNGKSLLSVPPYTEKKQDESTNNRKFLHKRLSEREFDPDIYCGVIDTETKKPCTRSLTCKTHSLTQRRAVQGRRKRFDLLLAEHKSKTREKELLRHLDHHQQMPLLREPHPSPSRTSQELHQNSHGVIPTESKPLVPNKPKPHTPSLPRPPGCPGQHSGNAPSESPSLHESPHAPLPAAEPTSRLSSDEGECDEKEEPVEKLDCLYSDHHPQAAAFCTFGSRQIGRGYYVFDKRWNHIRCALNVMVDKHLNSQMWKKIPPATSNSASIRAPHRTSAMPASQYGVSTTSSTLPTTAVSPPVLVSPSCLSLSGKSVPSHGTTLNANPASFGAAEPACSMQSRQGSTSLSTPPVLSSIPSPLSSKPQKFKSSKSFKPKEISASSANCNSNSSSSNSGSGSSGKKRKNSSALPAASSHSTESFRKNCVVNSGNSGASFHSPVMSSSHSVGLNCMTSKANSLSLKHDQSGRGPPTGSPAESIKRMSVMVNSGDSTLSLGPFIHQSSELTVNSHGGFSHSHPSLDKLIGKKRKGGPGSSSLSSSSSSSSSKASKIAKLPPVNNIHTKHTGAIPGTQGLMNNSILHQPKARP; translated from the exons AAAGAAGACACAGCTCCTCCAGCAAACCACCTCTGACACCTCCTTCCTCTTCAGTATTCTCCTTGTATTCATCTCTGTCTTCAAAAAATAAAGGTAGCAGCGGAGGAGGGAGCAATCGCTCATCCAGTGGTGGAGGGGCAGGTGCATCCAGTGGTGGAGGGGCAGGTGCATCCACTTCAAAATTATTGAAATCACCCAAAGACAAGCTGCCAATTGGTGGAAACAATAGGCCAATGCATCTAATCCATAGCAAAGGTCTCCATGACAAAAT CATGACTCCATCTgtcaaaatggaaaaaatacatCCAAAGTTAGATGGTGCATTACTGAAGCCTGCTGTTGGTCCAACCTGTTCTACTACTGTGAGCTCCTCAATAAAGACTGGCCTTAATCCCTCAATACCAAAGCCACCCTTGCCTTCCCCTGGACAGATACTGAATGGTAAAAGTCTTCTCTCTGTGCCTCCATATACAGAAAAGAAACAAGACGAGAGTACAAATAATAGGAAATTTTTACACAAAAGACTGTCAG AGAGAGAATTTGATCCTGATATCTACTGCGGAGTCATTGACACAGAAACCAAGAAACCCTGTACCAGGTCGTTAACATGCAAG ACACATTCCCTAACTCAGCGAAGAGCTGTACAGGGTCGGAGGAAACGATTTGATTTACTACTAGCTGAGCACAAAAGCAAAACCAGGGAAAAAGAATTACTCCGCCATTTGGATCATCATCAGCAGATGCCCCTTCTCAGGGAACCACATCCCTCACCTTCAAGGACTTCCCAGGAGCTGCACCAAAATTCTCATGGAGTTATTCCTACAGAATCAAAGCCTTTAGTACCTAATAAACCCAAACCTCACACCCCCAGTCTTCCAAG GCCTCCAGGCTGTCCTGGCCAGCACAGTGGGAATGCCCCAAGTGAGTCTCCATCACTCCATGAATCTCCACATGCTCCCTTGCCTGCAGCTGAGCCAACATCTCGGTTATCCAGTGATGAGGGAGAATGTGATGAAAAAGAAGAGCCTGTTGAAAAACTGGATTGTCTTTACTCGGATCATCATCCTCAAGCAGCTGCT TTTTGCACATTTGGTAGTCGACAAATCGGAAGAGGTTACTACGTGTTTGATAAGCGGTGGAACCATATCCGATGTGCACTTAATGTCATGGTGGACAAACATCTTAATTCACAGATGTGGAA gaAGATTCCTCCCGCGACAAGCAACTCAGCATCCATCCGTGCTCCCCACCGGACAAGTGCCATGCCCGCGTCACAGTACGGTGTCAGCACGACCAGTTCCACGTTACCCACAACCGCTGTGTCCCCTCCAGTGCTTGTCTCTCCCTCTTGTTTATCTCTTAGTGGCAAATCAGTACCATCCCATGGAACTACGCTCAATGCCAACCCTGCTAGTTTTGGTGCCGCAGAACCCGCCTGCAGTATGCAATCGAGACAAGGGTCTACATCCCTTTCAACACCTCCAGTGCTTTCCTCAATACCTTCACCTCTGTCCAGCAAACCTCAGAAATTTAAATCCAGCAAGTCTTTTAAGCCTAAGGAAATTTCTGCTAGCAGCGCCAACTGTAACAGTAACAGTAGTAGTAGCAACAGCGGTAGCGGCAGCTCAGGAAAGAAGCGTAAGAACAGTTCCGCGCTGCCGGCAGCTTCTTCTCATTCCACGGAGTCCTTTAGGAAAAACTGCGTCGTGAACTCTGGAAACTCGGGGGCTTCTTTTCATTCTCCTGTGATGTCTTCATCCCACAGTGTTGGCCTCAACTGTATGACTAGTAAAGCGAACTCGCTTAGCCTCAAGCATGACCAATCAGGGAGGGGGCCTCCCACGGGGAGCCCCGCAGAATCGATAAAACGGATGAGCGTGATGGTGAACAGCGGTGATTCTACCCTCTCGCTGGGACCGTTCATTCACCAGTCCAGCGAACTGACTGTAAACTCGCACGGCGGGTTTTCACACTCGCATCCTTCCCTCGATAAACtcataggaaaaaaaagaaagggcggGCCTGGTTCAAGTAGcttaagcagcagcagcagcagcagcagcagcaaagcaAGCAAGATTGCCAAATTGCCACCGGTGAACAACATTCACACAAAACACACCGGTGCAATCCCAGGGACACAAGGATTGATGAACAATTCTATTCTTCATCAG CCAAAGGCACGTCCCTAG